CTTCCATAGATCGATGACCGCTTGAACCATTTGCCTCACATGAGGGACTATTGCTTCATCTTGTGGtttggcttcttcttctttgtcatTCAGAGACAAAACCTGAATATCTTCTGACAGATCTGAGGACATTGGGGAGGTTGACTTGAGCCACTGcgatttttcaacttcttggGTTCTTTCGAGAAAACGCAAACTCTGGGGATATCACGCACACGAGATGAGAACAATAGAACTCTGTCAACAGGCCTGAAGAGGGGAAAGAAGGTAAAGGAAATTGCAGACAAATTTATATATAAATAATGCAGCTAATTAAGCTTTTCTATAATAAGATTGTAATTCTATAAGGACGTCTCAAgaatcaaacttgaaattaAAACAACTTTGTACTAGTACTAGTCGAGCCAACTGAAAGTAAGAATCAGTTCCAAACTTGAGGAAAGTGCGAAACAATAGAGACTTCATGGAGAAGcaattttgtttcaaaaatacaTAAAGCCCTCTAGCATAGCCAGTATACAGTAATATTAAAAGTCCAGAGTATTCAGCAAAACCGTATTCACATACTTATACTTAGCTAACGGGCGTGTGGCGTAGTTGGTAGCGCGCTCCCCTTGCAAGGGAGAGGTCTTGGGTTCGATTCCCAACTCGtccaaatttcattttttgtctttctAGAAATTTTGTTCGTTTTCAGGCTTAGCCGTTCATGGTTACATGAATACACTATTCGCTATTGTCCAAAATTGGCTCGTTATTGCATACAGCTGAAACTCGGCACAAATCCGGCTTTTGtagctttcttcttccaggTCTTGGAAGGTGGTTCCGCTTCCCACTGCCGTTTCAAGTTTACATCTATGTAAGCCTGTTCTACTGCATACGTACTATCTACCACGTCTAGCATTATTGAGTCTGAAACTTCTATTTTTGTCTGCATATTTACGCGTAGCCCAATCATACAGAATCATGCGCTtaattgaaaagtttttccTAGTTCTATGCCATagtattctttttttagAATCCTAGCATTTCCGTGATGCTCGAAAAAACTGATAGGGATCATTTCAACAACGTAATTTTGATAAACCTCTCCACCTGAAAAATATATATACCGTTACAGCAGCTGCCATCTTGCCGTGAATATTATAAGTATACTAAGCTGAAGACGATAAATAATGAGTGGTGACCATAAGAGCTTTACGGTTTTTAACCAGGAGTTTATCATTGACCGAGACTTTGAATTGATCAAGGCCTTGGGGCAAGGTGCATATGGAGTGGTGTGCAGTGCACAGTATAAGGGTAACGAAGATGGAGGAAAAGTGGCCATCAAAAAGGTGACCAACATTTTCAGCAAAAAGATCCTAGCCAAGAGGGCTTTAAGAGAGATCAAACTGCTGCGCCATTTCCGAGGCCACAAGTATATCACTTGCCTGTATGACTTGGATGTCATTCCGGACCAAAATAATAATTTCAACGAGATCTACCTTTACGAAGAATTGATGGAATGTGACTTGCATCATATAATCAAATCAAAACAACCTTTGACTGACAGCCACTATCAGAGCTTTATCTACCAAATTCTCGGGGGCTTAAAGTATATCCATTCAGCAGATGTGCTGCATAGAGATCTTAAACCCGTCAATCTATTGGTGAACTCAGATTGCGAACTTAAGATTTGTGACTTTGGACTTGCAAGAGGTTATAGTAGTGATGCAGAGAAGAATGCTGGCTTTCTTACGGAATATGTTGCTACCAGGTGGTATCGGGCACCGGAGATAATTCTTAGTTTTCAGACATATACCAAAGCAATTGATATCTGGTCAGTTGGATGTATATTGGCCGAACTCTTAGGTGGCCGACCCATTTTTAGAGGAAGAGACTATGTGGATcaattgaacttgattttgAGTACGCTGGGTACTGTTTCGGAAGAGACACTTCAGTCTATCAGATCAGAGCGTGCCCAGGATTATGTTCGCTCCCTGCCATTCATGCCCAAGATCCCATTCAGCCAGTTATTTCCCGGTGCCAACCCTGAAGCGATAGACTTACTGGATCGAATGCTCACGGTAGATCCCACTCACAGAATTACAGTTACTGAGGCTTTAGAGCATCCATATCTCAAGGTTTGGCATGATCCTAACGATGAGCCCGTCTGTTCTTCCAAATTCGATTTCTCGTTTGAGGTCGTGGACGATATAGAAACGATGAAGCAAATGATTGTAGATGAAGTGCTATCACTTAGAGAATTTGTCAGACGACCAATTCAAGAGCAGCAGTTACCATTCACTGAACCTGACAAACATTTTGATGTTAGCTTTGACCAACCGCAAATCGAGCCCCCCGCTGAAAACTATAGAGATGATCATCTTCCTAGACCTCATGAATTAGAGTCCCAAATTTTGGATCTAGAACATGAATTACAATACGGATTGGATCGGTATGGTACACAGTAATAACTTGCGAACGAAAAAAAAGTCTAATAATATTTTTGCACCTATTTATTTGCCAGCCTTGAATGCACGCCTAATCCAATGGAATAGCTTATCATACACTATAACATTACCGTTGTGATATCTAATACTGTGATCACTATCAGGGAACACGTGGATATCATAGTTTTCAAGACCATGTAAATCAAATAAATCTAGAACTTTGAGTGTATTTTGGAAGTGAACATTGTCGTCACCAGTTCCGTGCATTAGCAAGAACCTCTTCACTCCCTTCAAATTATCAATCTCATGGATTGACGAATTATAATAGTTTGGATTGTCCTGAGGAGTGTGCATGTATCTTTCTGTGTAGATAGAATCATAGAATTTCCAATTCGTCACAGGGGCAACAGACATTCCATATTTGAATGTTTCACCTTTATCCTGTTCTAAAACCTTTAGCGTCATGTAACCTCCATAAGACCAACCCCAAATGGCCAGTCTATTCTCATCAACGTAAGGCTTTGCTGCCCAAATTTTTCCTGCCGTGATTTGGTCCAGGGATTCATAATGACCCAAGTTGTCCCGCACTATGGATCTATATTTTCTACCTTTAAATCCAGTCCCTCTTCCATCCACCGTGACAACAATGACGTCAAGCTCAGAGGATACAACATGCTGGAAACTCTTAGAAAATGTCTTTGTTACCAATTGGGAACCTGGCCCCCCATACACAAAAAATAAAACCGGATACTTTTTGCTTTCATCGAAGTTCTTAGGCCTGATCTCAACGTAGTTTGACTTGACACCTTTTTCAAGCTCGATTTCGCCGTACTTGACATCAGGTAAATCAAATAAAGCAACGgagtctttcaaatcttcGTTAGATTCGATTATTTCTTCGGTGCCTTTGACAAGATCTATCATCTTTTGATAAGGTACACGGGGACCTTGGTGTGATAGCAATACATATCTTGCTCCAGGGGAAAAGCTTGTACTGTAGTATCCATCTGATGAAACATCAGTTACATTGTTGAATTGTTTCCCGTCTATCCCAACACAATAAACATGTCTTTCTATTGAGGATTTCTTGGTTGCTGTAAAGTAAACCAAATTTCTTTTGAAGTCAAATGCAGATGGACTGTCAACGACTTCCCAATCACCACGCGTAAGAATGACCTTGGGGTCTGGGTTGTCTGGTGGTGAGAAATAGGCTAAATGGTTGTAGCCGTTAACATCTATGGTGTCGATGTAGCCATCTTGTGCCCTTCCCACTGAAGTATCCTTAGGAATATACAATGTGTTgtgttcaatttcaaaccaAGACTTGGTGCTCTTAGCATCTTGGAATCTTACCAGCTTACTATTGTTAGCCTCAGCGTCTACCAGATAAAATGCTAACAAGTCACTTTCCCTGTTCGTAATCTTGGTCAGGAACCGTGAATCACCAACCCAGATGATCTCAGTGATAAGTCTGTCCTCATTGGTAATGTTCTCATCGTTGTAGAAAGGATCACCAGCAGGTAACCTAGATATGTGCTGGCGTTGAACATCGTATACAATCACATCAACAACTGGATTGGGAAATCCTGCCTTTGGGTATTTTATGTGTTTCAGAAGAGGGTATTCATCGATAGCTGTTTCAGCATCAGACTGAACAAAATATGGAATAGGATAGACAGGCACTTGGGTGTCATTAGTTCGCAATATTGATAAAAACTTTCCATTTGGAGACCACCACATAGCAGAGTTGCTTTCAAacacttcttcttcataaACCCAATCTGGTTTGCCATAAAATATGTTTTCGCCTCCATCATAAGTTAGTTGATCAATCCTTGAATCAGAAAAGTTGTTAAGATGCTTCAAATATATGTTATTTTCCAACACAAATGCAACTTGGGAAGAATCCGGAGACCAATGGACAAGGCTAATAAGACCATTCAACGATAGATCTGTATCAAACAAAGGCTGAACCTGTTCAGGATTGTTGACTTTATACAGCCAGTAATTCgcaaaaaaagaatggCGCCAATTATGTCTCTTATCCGTAACTACCAATGCATATTGAAGATTATTGGACACTATGACGTCTTCCACATGATGTTCTTCACCGTTGTAAGTGATTGTAGACTCGTTGAATAGAACAGATTCAAAGTCTGGGTCGGATAAAGACTTTACTATGTAAgaggaattggaagagaGAATGTAATATCCCTGGTCATCTTCCTGACCTATTTCGGTCCACTGAATGGAATGAAATTTAGGGGAAAAGGTACCATTTCTCCAgttctccaagttcagaGTGccattcaaagagaatgaaTCGTCATCAGCAAACTCATTAAGAACGATACCACTATTGACTGGGTGTGCATGATAATTTTTGTGGTTATAGTGTATCAAGTTGATGGTGCTGATAAGCAAATGAGACCCGTATAGCAGTACAATCACCAACAGGGAGTACTGCCATAAGGGCACCCTCCGTTGATACTCCCGATACTTGTGTTCGGGATACATGAGAGGGAAGATGTCAGTAGCAAAGACTAGTGTGGAAGGGGCTGTTTTTCCTGCCCGTAATATCCATTCACTTTGGGAACCCAACCCGCTTAACAGCCTCCGTCGCGAAGATTGGCAGGTTGGCAGGTATTGACCACTTTGCCAGATGTTTGCAAATTTCTCATGCTATTCGCGCAATAGTGAGCCGCCTTCTCAACTAGTCAACAAACTGGGGGTCTGCACTACTTTCTCTGACACACACCAAGTAGAATTTTTAACCTTTTGACGACTTTTCATAAACAACAGCGTGTGTTTAACAAAATTATTGGTACACTAAGATAGGAATATGGATAAGGCActcaagaaagaagaggaatcACGACACCACCACCACACGATTGAGGATCAATTCATTGACGCCGATATCATCAATGAGCAAAACAAACAAGAGCAGGAGGAACAAGCGGTAGTGGGGCCTCCGGCAGGCGATGATTTTGCCCAAGCATTCGATACACACGGTGTGGAACAGGCGGCCTTAGATCAGCAACAATACCAACAGTTCCAACAGCAGTACCAGCAGCAACAGGCCCAGGTTCACATTGACCACCACCAGCCCGGTCAGGACCAAGATCCTCAGGATGAAAGTGCCGAGGCAAAGATCCAGCATCTTATACCGAAGTACACAGCAGCTGCCAGTAACGATTTGTCACACTTAAACATCGAGTATCACCATCAACCGACTGCGGCAAGCCATCAGCATGTCCTTCACGGTCATAGCCATGTAAACACTATGAGAGTTCCCAGTCACGTGCAACACTATGTTATTCCTGCCACCCCAGGAGGACCTAAGGATATTCCAATTCTACCTGAGGACGATGAAGCAGTTTTTGTGACGCCATGGATCCAAGAGAAGGAATTCGATGACGTTACTGAATTGCGCCAGTTTGTGAAAGAGTTTGCTAAACGTAACGAGTTTGGTATTGCCATCGCTCactccaacaacaaagCTATCTACTTCACTTGTGAATTGGGTGGCTCCTATCGAGAGAAGAAGCCAAGAAAAGACTCTTCCAACAAGGATATTCCTACCAAGAAAGTGGGGTCCAAGAAAATCAAGTGCCCTTTCTCGATGGTCGCCAATTACTCCAAAAAGCATAACAAATGGACTCTCAAAATAAACCAAGCTAAACATAATCATCCTAAACTTGACCCTCTTACGTCCTTCCCTATGTTGAGGAAAAGATCCACACAAGTGAACCAGACTATCAAAGATCTTTATGCAAATGGTGACAAACCTTCAAccattcatcaaaaattacGCGAGATATTCCCGGATCTTTTTCTGAAGCGTGAGGACATCTACAATGAGATTCGTATTCTCAAGAAGCGGAAGCTAGTTCCTTCATCAGCCGAAATAAAATCAAGGAAAATCCAGTCTGATGAGACTTCTGTGCTCAGTAACCCTGATCTCATGTCGCATCACCAGAATCTCAACACTTGGTCTGGCATCTCTCCTGACCACCACGATTTGGAGACTAATGTCAAACTTGCCGCTTATGCTCAGGAAGCGGCCAAGAGAGAAGCTGAGGTTGCGGCTGCCCAAGCTGCAGCTGTCATGAATGCAACCAAACAAGATTTAGAAGCAGATGAGACTAAGATTGACGAACATTTGATCAACATTGACAGCAGGCTACACTGATTCAGTTGTAAAACAGGTTCCATTCAACGTCAATCACTGTTCGCTCTCACATTGTTTCTATTATTTTGTGCAAATCTGTATTATTTTTAAGTATTGCAGTGACAATTTGTCACCATTAAAAACGTTCTACCTTACAGGAAGTGTATCTTTCTCCTACCAGCTTCCGCGCAGAGAATGCTAACTGGGGACAACAAAATCTCGAGCCAACCTGAGTTCGTTCGCACACGACACGTCTATTTGCCATCGTAAAACTCCAAGTAATTAATTCTCTAACCAACAATCGACACTCCTAATGTCACctaaagaaaaagaaacactTAAGCTTCCGAAGGAGAAAGATGTGGAGCAGAAGGAAAGTAACAGTAAAAAGAATATAGAGCTTCCTGAGGACGAATTGAGTGAAGAGGATGCCGCTTTGAAGGGTGAACTGGAAATGCTGGTAGAACGTCTTCAAGAAGACAAGATAGAGCTATATCAACCCAGTAtagattctttgaagaagttcatcaaagaaagtACTTCCTCAATGACTGCTGTTCCAAAACCTCTGAAGTTTTTGCGATCACACTACGACGCTCTGATATCAGTTTATGACAAGTGGGAGGATAAGACGTTGAAGGCTGAACTTGCTGACGTTCTCTCCATGATTGGTATGACCTACAATGAAAGTGACAATAAGGATGGCGTTGAAACATATAAAAgggaatctttgaaatggagATTATTAGGAAATCTCAAGAGCCTCAATGAATGGGGTCATGAGTACCTGCGTCATTTGTCGCTGGAGATTGGTGAGCAATACCAAGAGGACTTAGAATTCAGTaaggaaaaagatgaaaaactgtTTAGTTTGGCTTTGGAGATTGTGCCAGAGTTCCTCAAGCACAATGCCGAGACAGAGGCTGTTGATCTCTTGTTAGAGTTGGAATCAATAGATAAATTGCCACAGTTCGTTGACAAGGATACTTTCGAACGTGTTTGTTTATATCTCGTCAGCTGTGTTCCTTTGTTGGCACCTCCAGACGAtttgagtttcttgaaTACTGCTTTTTCCATCTACCTCTTACAAAACCAATTAACCAACGCATTGTCTTTAGCCATTAGATTAGATGACGAGGAATTGATTAGGAATGTTTTTGAGGCAACCGACGATGAAATTGTTCAGCAGCAGTTAGGATTTATCCTTGGACGTCAAAATTCatgcttcaaaattgaTAATGAGAAGGTACAGCAATGTATATCCAACGTCAAAATAAgtgaatatttcaaatatttgactAAGGAGCTGAACTTGTTGACTCCCAAAGTTCCAGAAGACATCTACAGAAGTCACTTAGAGTCTTCGCCAACATCTATAATGAACTCTTCAATGGAAAGCGCTCATCAGAATTTGGCATCTGCATTCGTTAACTCATTTGTCAATGCCGGTTACGGTTCTGAAAAAGTGGTACAAGAAGATCAATGGATCTACAAGACTAAAGGTACAGGCATGCTTTCTACTACCGCATCTCTTGGTCTGATCAACCTTTGGGACAATACCGAAGGACTTCAGAAATTGGATGAGTATCTTTACAATGAACAGTCTGAAATAAAAGCTGGAGCACTGTTAGGTATGGCTCTTTCTTCGACAAGTGTGCACGATGAGGTTGAAAGTGCTTTgctgattcttcaagattatCTAAGTGGAACCGAAAAGAACGTCTCCATTATCACCAGTGTTATCACCGGGTTGGGAATCAGTTTTGCTGGCAGTGAGGATGAAACTGTGCTTAATCTACTCTTGCCATTAATCAGTGACACTGACATTTCGTTAGAGGTCAGTTCTCTTGCTGCTTTAGCTCTTGGACACGTATTTGTGGGAACTTGTAATGGCGATATCTCTTCAACCATATTGCAGACTCTTTTAGAACGTGAATCTAGTGAATTGACTTCAAAATGGATTCGATTCATGTCACTGGGTCTAGGTTTACTATACATGAGTAAATATGACCAAGCGGACGATGTTTTGGAGACCATTGAAGCTATCGAGCATCCAATTGTAAAAACCTTGAAAGTGATTGTGACGGTTTGTTCGTATGCTGGAACTGGTAATGTTTTACAAATTCAAGCACTTTTACAAATGTGCACTGTTAAGCCACACCAAGATgaagcagaagaagatgaggagaAAGATGGCgagaaaggaaaagaatcGGAAAACGATAAAGATAAGGAAGACATAGATAATACCACCACACCGGAAAACGAATCCTATCAAGCATACGCTGTTCTAGGTTTGGCTTTAATTGCAATGGGTGAAGAAATCGGACAAGAAATGTCTCTTCGCCACTTCGGCCATTTAATGCATTATGGTAACTCTATGATCCGCAGAGCAGTTCCTTTGGCTATGGGTTTGGTCAGCTCGTCTAACCCTCAAATGAAGGTGTTTGATACTTTATCAAGATACTCACATGACCAGGATCTGGATGTTGCTATTAACTCCATTTTCAGCATGGGATTGGTTGGTGCTGGTACCAACAATGCAAGATTGGCTCAACTTTTAAGACAGCTTGCTTCCTACTACTCTAAGGACAGAGACTCTTTGTTTATTGTGAGAATAGCCCAAGGTTTGGTAAGTTTGGGTAAAGGTACTATGACCATCAGTCCATTCAATACTGATAGAGCCATTTTGTCCAAGGTTTCTTTGGCAAGCATCTTAACGGTTGCAGTGACTTTGTTGGATCCCAAATCGTTTATTCTCGACAACAATTCCGCGCTATTGTACTACTTGGCTCCGTCGATCAAACCAAGAATGTTAGTCACTGTTGACGAAGAGTTGAACCCTATAAAGGTCAACGTAAGGGTTGGACAAGCTGTTGATGTTGTGGGACAAGCCGGTAGACCCAAGACAATTACTGGTTGGGTGACACATTCGACTCCGGTCTTGTTGGGACACGGAGAGAGAGCTGAGTTGGAAACTGATGAATATCTCAGTTTGGCCACTGCTCTAGAAGGTATCGTGATACTGCGTAAGAATCCTGACTTTGTAGAAGAAGATTAGATACTCCTTAAGATAGATAAAGTGGGAGCGGGAGGAAGTGGTGCATGAAatgataatttttttcaatatctctAGATACTAGTGACTATGTAAGCTCGGAATGTATGAAGTATACTTCTGGGGATGTATTGTTTGTTGTAGAAGTTAACCATTGGATCATCAGCTGAACTCTGCAGCTTTACCTGCCATCAGAAGTCCGACAATCAGACCAAACAGACCCAGAACAGAACCAAAAATTTCGATAACCAGAATTTTCACAAACAAAGCAGAGTCAGCAGCATCAGCAATCGCAGCCGTAGATCCTGTTACACCAACGGCAAGGCCACAAATGAGGTTGGATACACCAACAGTAAGACCAGCCCAGAATAATGAATAACCTGTATACTGattggatttggaaagTAAATTCACGGCATCGACTGGGTTCAGCTTGGAACTAAAAACAATGGCCATAATAAGCCCATAAATAGCCACCACCTCACAGAAAATGATGGAGATTAAATTTTTTGTTGTGATTCTGGGAGCTTTGACACCTGCACCGATGATCGAAGAACCTGTTATGAAAATTCCCCATGCAGCACCAATGACCGAGAATCCAATGCAACTTGCTATACCCAGATTTGCCCACATATAGGGAGATGTAGTCTCCAAAAAGTCACCCACGTTGAATTGTTCCCCATTTCCGTTGAATAAAAGATCTATTTGTTGGCAGTTAgtattgttgaaaaaacGATTGGAGCAATCTCAAAACATTTGGGACTAGCAAGAAAATAAGCACGTACATCCTCCGACTGTCAGGAATGCAAACGTTATCAGGGTATTTGTATAGAGAGCCATGATCACTGAACGTCTGCCGGTACTAGTTAATTGGTTGCAAAGTACGTAAACGATGTCGAGGGTCGGATTTTTGATAGAGGCAGGAAATTCGAGAAGGTCCAACCTAAGGTCTAAGAGGGTCAGATACCATCACTACAGTTAGGGGAAAAGTTAAAAACGTATTATCATAATCTAAAGAGGATGTTCTAATTTCTATTAAGCAAGCTCCTCAACAACAGAACCTTCAAGAGCTGGGGTCAAGAGTTTCCAACTACAGGTGATGTCTTCGACAGCAAATCTGGCAATGATGTCCTTAGCAATCTGATCGAAGTTTTCAGTTGCGAGGGCTAATATTGTGGGCCCAGCACCGGAAAGACAGATTCCCAACAAACCTTTGTGTAATTCTGGGGTGAATGAAGACAGTATTTCAGTCAGTCCGTGGATCAAAGTTTTCCTGTAAGGTTGGTGAATCCTGTCCTGCATAGCTGGGTATATCAAGCTTGGATCTGGTGGAGATTGTGTCAGGGCAGTGGTAAGAACGGCTATCCTTTGcaggttgaaaataatgtCATGTCTCTCGTAAGTGGTTGGAAGAACGCCTCTAGATGAAGCGGTTGATACTTCAAAGTCTGGAATAATGGCAATACATTTGATCTCTTTTGCCCAGCCGTATTTGATGTGGTGCCCAATGTTTTTTGGAGGCACTGGTGGGTTGAGACCGGTGTTAATACCACCTTGAGGTTCTGGCAGGACTTCTGCTAATGGAATCTCTTTTCTCTGGGTGTCTTCTGGTGAAAGATCTCTAAGATAAGATCCAACGAAACCACCCACCATAGCTGCGGTGATGTTATCTGGATGACGTTCTATCATCAAACAGTAATCCAGTAAACGTTGTTTGGAGTATCCAAGCTGTCCGATGGAATTTCCGAGCAATGCACCGGCGACAACTGCAGCACCCGAAGATCCCAAGCCTCTTCCTAGAGGAATAGGGTTAATGACGTGAATCTTGGTTCCCTTAGGGAAAGTCCTGACGTCGTCACAACGTAGAACATAGAGAGCTGTGCGCGTAATCAAGTTTTCGTCACTTTTCAATGACACCTCATCAGCCCCCTCACCTTCATACGACAATAACACATTTTCTGGATCGCTTGAGGTATCAATTTTGGGATCAATGGTGACTTGTAGTTCCAAGTAAAGGTTGAGACCAATTCCCAGAACGTCAAACCCCGGTCCTATATTTGCTGAGGAAGCAGGCACTTTGATGGTGAAAGATCTAACCATTGTCTGCCACACAAATTAAACtcaataaagaaaatatttCGAATCtaggaaacaaaaacaaaagagagCTAAAACTTTCGTAGTTTTAAACGTAATGAATGACGGAAACTGGAAGAATTATAtgtatttt
This is a stretch of genomic DNA from Komagataella phaffii GS115 chromosome 3, complete sequence. It encodes these proteins:
- a CDS encoding Serine/threonine MAP kinase; the encoded protein is MSGDHKSFTVFNQEFIIDRDFELIKALGQGAYGVVCSAQYKGNEDGGKVAIKKVTNIFSKKILAKRALREIKLLRHFRGHKYITCLYDLDVIPDQNNNFNEIYLYEELMECDLHHIIKSKQPLTDSHYQSFIYQILGGLKYIHSADVLHRDLKPVNLLVNSDCELKICDFGLARGYSSDAEKNAGFLTEYVATRWYRAPEIILSFQTYTKAIDIWSVGCILAELLGGRPIFRGRDYVDQLNLILSTLGTVSEETLQSIRSERAQDYVRSLPFMPKIPFSQLFPGANPEAIDLLDRMLTVDPTHRITVTEALEHPYLKVWHDPNDEPVCSSKFDFSFEVVDDIETMKQMIVDEVLSLREFVRRPIQEQQLPFTEPDKHFDVSFDQPQIEPPAENYRDDHLPRPHELESQILDLEHELQYGLDRYGTQ
- a CDS encoding Dipeptidyl aminopeptidase, synthesized as a glycosylated precursor yields the protein MYPEHKYREYQRRVPLWQYSLLVIVLLYGSHLLISTINLIHYNHKNYHAHPVNSGIVLNEFADDDSFSLNGTLNLENWRNGTFSPKFHSIQWTEIGQEDDQGYYILSSNSSYIVKSLSDPDFESVLFNESTITYNGEEHHVEDVIVSNNLQYALVVTDKRHNWRHSFFANYWLYKVNNPEQVQPLFDTDLSLNGLISLVHWSPDSSQVAFVLENNIYLKHLNNFSDSRIDQLTYDGGENIFYGKPDWVYEEEVFESNSAMWWSPNGKFLSILRTNDTQVPVYPIPYFVQSDAETAIDEYPLLKHIKYPKAGFPNPVVDVIVYDVQRQHISRLPAGDPFYNDENITNEDRLITEIIWVGDSRFLTKITNRESDLLAFYLVDAEANNSKLVRFQDAKSTKSWFEIEHNTLYIPKDTSVGRAQDGYIDTIDVNGYNHLAYFSPPDNPDPKVILTRGDWEVVDSPSAFDFKRNLVYFTATKKSSIERHVYCVGIDGKQFNNVTDVSSDGYYSTSFSPGARYVLLSHQGPRVPYQKMIDLVKGTEEIIESNEDLKDSVALFDLPDVKYGEIELEKGVKSNYVEIRPKNFDESKKYPVLFFVYGGPGSQLVTKTFSKSFQHVVSSELDVIVVTVDGRGTGFKGRKYRSIVRDNLGHYESLDQITAGKIWAAKPYVDENRLAIWGWSYGGYMTLKVLEQDKGETFKYGMSVAPVTNWKFYDSIYTERYMHTPQDNPNYYNSSIHEIDNLKGVKRFLLMHGTGDDNVHFQNTLKVLDLFDLHGLENYDIHVFPDSDHSIRYHNGNVIVYDKLFHWIRRAFKAGK
- a CDS encoding Non-ATPase base subunit of the 19S regulatory particle of the 26S proteasome; amino-acid sequence: MSPKEKETLKLPKEKDVEQKESNSKKNIELPEDELSEEDAALKGELEMLVERLQEDKIELYQPSIDSLKKFIKESTSSMTAVPKPLKFLRSHYDALISVYDKWEDKTLKAELADVLSMIGMTYNESDNKDGVETYKRESLKWRLLGNLKSLNEWGHEYLRHLSLEIGEQYQEDLEFSKEKDEKLFSLALEIVPEFLKHNAETEAVDLLLELESIDKLPQFVDKDTFERVCLYLVSCVPLLAPPDDLSFLNTAFSIYLLQNQLTNALSLAIRLDDEELIRNVFEATDDEIVQQQLGFILGRQNSCFKIDNEKVQQCISNVKISEYFKYLTKELNLLTPKVPEDIYRSHLESSPTSIMNSSMESAHQNLASAFVNSFVNAGYGSEKVVQEDQWIYKTKGTGMLSTTASLGLINLWDNTEGLQKLDEYLYNEQSEIKAGALLGMALSSTSVHDEVESALLILQDYLSGTEKNVSIITSVITGLGISFAGSEDETVLNLLLPLISDTDISLEVSSLAALALGHVFVGTCNGDISSTILQTLLERESSELTSKWIRFMSLGLGLLYMSKYDQADDVLETIEAIEHPIVKTLKVIVTVCSYAGTGNVLQIQALLQMCTVKPHQDEAEEDEEKDGEKGKESENDKDKEDIDNTTTPENESYQAYAVLGLALIAMGEEIGQEMSLRHFGHLMHYGNSMIRRAVPLAMGLVSSSNPQMKVFDTLSRYSHDQDLDVAINSIFSMGLVGAGTNNARLAQLLRQLASYYSKDRDSLFIVRIAQGLVSLGKGTMTISPFNTDRAILSKVSLASILTVAVTLLDPKSFILDNNSALLYYLAPSIKPRMLVTVDEELNPIKVNVRVGQAVDVVGQAGRPKTITGWVTHSTPVLLGHGERAELETDEYLSLATALEGIVILRKNPDFVEED
- a CDS encoding Homoserine kinase, conserved protein required for threonine biosynthesis — encoded protein: MVRSFTIKVPASSANIGPGFDVLGIGLNLYLELQVTIDPKIDTSSDPENVLLSYEGEGADEVSLKSDENLITRTALYVLRCDDVRTFPKGTKIHVINPIPLGRGLGSSGAAVVAGALLGNSIGQLGYSKQRLLDYCLMIERHPDNITAAMVGGFVGSYLRDLSPEDTQRKEIPLAEVLPEPQGGINTGLNPPVPPKNIGHHIKYGWAKEIKCIAIIPDFEVSTASSRGVLPTTYERHDIIFNLQRIAVLTTALTQSPPDPSLIYPAMQDRIHQPYRKTLIHGLTEILSSFTPELHKGLLGICLSGAGPTILALATENFDQIAKDIIARFAVEDITCSWKLLTPALEGSVVEELA